TGAAAGCGGCACGACAGCAGCATTCACGACCACCAAGGTCCTGACCTCTGCTGTTGGCATTCGCCACACGTTTTAATTTCCAGATAGCGTCTGCTAGCCGTTAAAAGAAATGAAACCCCAACGTGGCAACACGGTGGGGTTTTACAGGCAAGAAAGTCCTCGAATTCAAAGTGCGCTGGTTTGATGACTTTTTACCCGGCGGTCTCAAATCTGAAGTGCAGCACCCTTTCAACAATGAAGTTTTTTGGAGAAAAAAATGATTCATCTATTCAGTCCTCTGAACACCAGCAGGGTTTGTGTCCGAGTATGCACGTATTTCGTCTGCGCATTTGCCATGCTTGCCTTCGCGCACTCAGCCGCCGCTGCTGACCCTTACCCAACTCGACCTGTGACTATCGTAGTGCCCAATGGCCCGAGTGGTCCGACGGATAAGTTGGCGCGCTCCCTGGGACAAAAGCTGGCACTGCGGCTTGGACAGAGTGTCATCATCGACAACCGAGGTGGCGCGGGCGGCACCATTGGTGCGGAGTCTGTGGCTCGCGCCCGAAACGATGGCTACACCTTTCTTCTGGCAACCACCGGCACGCAAGCCATCGCTCCCGCGCTCTATGATAAGTTGCGCTACGATACGGAAAAAGACTTCGAGCCCGTCGCGTTTCTGACCTCGACGGCAAACGTGGTTGTCGTGCGCAGCAGCCTCGGCATCAAAGACGTCCATGAGCTTGTCGCGCTGGCCAAGCGCGAGCCCGATCGTCTCAGCTATGGTTCTTCCGGAAACGGGTCCTCGAATCACCTCGCTGCGGAGATGTTCAAGAGCATCACCGGAACCGAGATCAAGCATGTTCCCTACAAGGCGATTTCACCGCTGCGGATGGATCTCTGGGAAGGACGAATCGATCTGGTGTTCGCTTCCGAGGTCACCGCGCTCAACGACTTCATCCAGCCGGGCAAGGGGCGCGCGCTGATGGTGTCTGGCGATACGCGATCGGCACTCTTTCCGAATGCGCCGTCCGCGAAAGAAGCCGGCATGAAGAGCTATGACCTCTCTGCATGGTGGGGTCTCATGGCGCCAGCCGGAACGCCCGCCCCCATCGTTGAGCGAATGAACAAGGAGCTGGTGGCGAT
This genomic interval from Polaromonas hydrogenivorans contains the following:
- a CDS encoding Bug family tripartite tricarboxylate transporter substrate binding protein, whose translation is MTIVVPNGPSGPTDKLARSLGQKLALRLGQSVIIDNRGGAGGTIGAESVARARNDGYTFLLATTGTQAIAPALYDKLRYDTEKDFEPVAFLTSTANVVVVRSSLGIKDVHELVALAKREPDRLSYGSSGNGSSNHLAAEMFKSITGTEIKHVPYKAISPLRMDLWEGRIDLVFASEVTALNDFIQPGKGRALMVSGDTRSALFPNAPSAKEAGMKSYDLSAWWGLMAPAGTPAPIVERMNKELVAILASPEMKKEMVADGQATKAMTPRQFAAFLAQERAKYVPIVKATNAKIN